The Burkholderia sp. NRF60-BP8 genomic sequence AGCTCGCGGATGAATCCGACCGTATCGGACACGACGATCTGCCCGACCTCGTCGCCGAGGTACACGCGCCGCGACGTCGTATCGAGCGTCGCGAACAGCTGGTCGGCCGCGTACGCCTGCGCTTTCGTCAGCGCATTGAACAGCGTCGACTTGCCCGCGTTCGTATAGCCGACGAGCGACACCGACATCGTGCCGCTGCGCGCGCGCTGCCGGCGCTGCGTGCTGTGCTGGCGGCGCAGCCGGTCGAGCCGCGACTTCAGCATCTTGATGCGTTCGCCGATCAGCCGGCGGTCGGTTTCGAGCTGGGTTTCGCCGGGGCCGCGCAGGCCGATACCGCCCTTTTGCCGCTCGAGGTGGGTCCATGCGCGAATGAGCCGGGTCGACAGGTATTGAAGCTGCGCGAGCTCGACCTGCAGCTTGCCTTCATGGCTGCGGGCACGCTGCGCGAAGATGTCGAGGATGAGGCTCGTGCGATCGACCACGCGCCTGTTAAGCGCCTGCTCCAGATTGCGTTGCTGGGCGGGCGCCAGCGCATGGTTGAAGATGACGATTTCGACGTTGTGCGCGTCGCAGGCAAGCCGCAGTTCTTCGGCTTTGCCGCTGCCGATGAACATCTTGGCATCGGGACTTGAGCGACGACCCGTGAGGGTGACGGCGGGACGGGCCCCCGCGCTGGAGGCGAGAAGACTGAGTTCTTCGAGACTGGCTTCGAAATCGGTCTTGCCGAAATCGATGCCGACGAGCGCT encodes the following:
- the hflX gene encoding GTPase HflX; protein product: MINAALVGIDFGKTDFEASLEELSLLASSAGARPAVTLTGRRSSPDAKMFIGSGKAEELRLACDAHNVEIVIFNHALAPAQQRNLEQALNRRVVDRTSLILDIFAQRARSHEGKLQVELAQLQYLSTRLIRAWTHLERQKGGIGLRGPGETQLETDRRLIGERIKMLKSRLDRLRRQHSTQRRQRARSGTMSVSLVGYTNAGKSTLFNALTKAQAYAADQLFATLDTTSRRVYLGDEVGQIVVSDTVGFIRELPHQLVAAFRATLEETIHADLLLHVVDASSAVRLEQIEQVNGVLHEIGADTIRQVLVFNKIDAVPELAARGDAVERDEYGNISRVFLSARTGQGLDTLRAAIAEIASAEHLSSATLPDALDGTSAESHEDHTISEHGR